The DNA region tttcttcttctcttctccctaAGCTCTTCATAGGCACCAAACCTCTCTTTTGACCtaagtgtgtgtgtgagagagagaggcctGCAAAGATAAAAAGGGTAGACATCATTGAAGCTCTTTACTTCATTTTAATTTCAGAATCTCTCTTAAACCTACGCATCTCCTCatttcaagcaaaaaaaaaaaaatatggttggGTCTCAGAAACATGTCACACTCTcaatgctcttcttcttctactccttttgctttctttatctcttctctcaatcttctctttcttccacaTTTCTCGTCGACGGTGTCTCTGTCTGGAAAACCCCCACTGTTCATGTCGGCGACTCCGTTGGtaagtgttcttttttttttacaaaaccagTCCTTTAATTTTCCCCTTTCATTAGATTTTTACTcaattaattgttttgtttcttatttattaCCCCCAGTTTTCAGACACAAGTACGGATATGATCTTTACATCTTCAGAAGCAAAGATGCATACAATGTCTGTGACTTCACCCAAGCCACTCTTCTTACAAAACCTAATTCCACTTCCTTCACGGTATCTatacatctctctctcacattcaCATTTATTAATTCGTTACCAAAATTGTGAAATTGGTGGAAAGGATGAGATTTTCATCTAGGTTTTCTCATAAATTTCATAAAGTTctgatcattttcttttttttttgacaagtcTCCCCTTTTTTCCTCTCTGTTCTTGAGATTGGCAAAAAAGCTCCTCTTCCCCTGTTTTtccctctgttttttttttctttttaaaatcagTAGTTTTAGTGGATATTAATACAACTTGTAATCCGATGCTTTgttctgacaaaaaaaagagaattgttAAATGATTTAAACTTAATAGTTTAATACACATCAAAAAGTCATATGTTCAGGGCTCAATGATAAATTACAGTTAAAAGAAGCATCTAATAGTTTAATACAGTCACTAAAAAGCATCTAGACTGTATTAAGATCttcaaaaagtttgaaatttcaaacaTTTATTGTTAAACTTCACTCTATAATGATACATTACATTTTAATCCATTTTCTTGATGAATCTTGTTTTCTCAGTGGTATCCATCAAGAACAGGCTCTTACTACTTTTccttcacaaacaacacatcTGTTCCCAAAACTTGCCAACTCAACCAGAAGCTCTCAGTCCAAGTGATCCTTACCGCGGCCGCACCAGCACCATCTCAACCACCAGCAATCGCCCCTGTTCCGGTTTCAGAAGGAGGAGTGATCTCGTCTCCTTCTTCTTACCCTTGGCCATTAGGTCCCAGAGAAGGTTCAGCTTTCTCTCCTGGACCATCTCCGTCAGAGATCACTTCCGTGACAGTTCCTGGTAAAGACGGTGTTCCGTTCATCAACAGTAATCCGGCGGTTCCACTCCCCACCGGAGAAGTCGACTCTACTTCCATTAACCCTTTACCCACTTCCACTAATTCAGCACATCAGGTAACATTCACATACGAAAAGGTTAAACTCTTTTCAATACTAAAAggatttgattaataaaatctGTTGATGGTGTATGTGTGCAGGTGATGATGACAGTAACGGTGAAGCTAGTAGGTGTGTGCAGTGTAGCcatgtttcatcttcttctgtagAGAGATAATTAAGAGAAGCTTTTACTGGAAGAATGATTACGTTCTTGATCTTATTGTTAATCAACTTAACTTTAGTTTTGTGTAATCATTCTTCCTTTAGCTTTTCTGTTTCTGTCTCTCTTATGGTAGGGCTCTTTGTTAGAATCTTTAgggtttattttgtttgatatgcattttttttataaaattaatggtttcttttttttactgagttcgtgtctctctttttctttgtggtGGCCACCACTGCTAACTCTCACTCATATGTCTCAAGATTTCTTTTCAGAAATTTGGGTCCCCTctctagaaaataaaaaagcatatAGTATGGTTTAGCTTTAATTGAGAGTTGTAGTACTATATGTCCTatccttttcttattttccaaCTATTTAAAATGCGACATAAAAATTGAGAGAGCTGAAcattaatgaaaatttaaaagcaTATGAAGGTTTCCGTGAACAAGATTCTTTACTAGCGTTTGCAATCAtagaatgaatgaatgaaacaTTGAATTAGAGAAGTAGCCGTTTAGTTATTTCCCGTGAGTGGAAGAGAGGAAGGAAACAAATCAACTAGCCGACCGTTGAGTTATGATGAATATGCACTTGTGACTTGTGAACtctatcaaaagaaacaattaaatTCATGTGactaaattaacaaaagaaaaaaaaaagcttatttttatttcattgctCGAAGACAAAAGACCATGCATGACCAtttcaaacaaagatgaaaaaaaagagataacaaaataattcaCATATCCCCaacagtaaacaaaaaaagtaacgACCATTTAGTTTTGTATTCCACACATTTTATTTACAGAACTCAATGATCCAGCAGTGATAAGCTTGACAAACGAACTTGCAATGGTTGAAGCCGGAAGCTGCTGCCAAAGCTTCAAACTCATCTCGTGACCTCTCTTTTCCGCCGGAACATTGGGTGAACATCAACATGTCCATGTCAAAGGCAATGTTTGCGTTGATGTCTCCATTTTCCGCATCATCAGGAGTGACTAATTCTATGACAACAACTTTACCGTTCTCCGGTAGTGATTTCCAACAATTCTTAAGAATCTTGATGCAGTCTTCGTCGGTCCAATCATGAAGTATacgctgtaaaaaaaaatgtaaatccaGATGTAAGTACAAGCTCCAAGCATGCTACACTCTTACAAAAACATGTGTTAGAGAATAGGTGGAGTTGATGAACCTACTTTTAAGATCATGGCATCACCGGTTGGAACATCTACAAACATATCTCCGGCAACATGTTCCACTCCAGGGATATAAGGTGCTTGTGCCAAGGCACAAGTTAGATCAAAATTGATACCCTTAATATTGGGATACTTTGAAGTAACAACACCAAGAGTGTTACCCACTCCTCCTCCCACATCAACCAAAACATTCAATCCTTTGAAGCCTTCATAGACTTCAAGAGCCTTCTTCACGACCGCGATGGTAAATCCTGTTTGGTTAAAGAGTTTGCTAAATCTTTCATCTGTGCCCATATAGTCGAAGAGTTTCATGCCACCATGTGCGCGGCCAAACGCATCTCCTCCTTCTAGCACCACATCTTTCAGTTGTGCCCTGCGAAAATGATGTACATGGATATCGTAAGATTCATTTTTGTATAAAAGTGACTTCTAAAGAACTCAACAATATGCATGAATAGAAGAACTACCAAGTATTGAGGAAGACGCTGTCAAAATTGACAATGACTTGAGAAGCAAGGGATCCCATATCTTGAATGTTATCCTTCAAAAAGAACCTACAGATTGGCTCGGCTTTGTAGACCCTCTCGCCTTTTCCTTCTAAGACCTTACTGCACTTGACCATGGAATAGCTAGCGAGTAAGCGAAGCATGCGGTCCAACAGAACCGGCGCCTCAGGGTTACGAGGTGTAGTTGGTAGCTTACTCGCTATCTCAGACGGTGAGAGGAACGAATCGGTGCGAGCGGCTTCCGTGTAGAGAGTGTCAAAGACACCGAGCTCGAGGGCAGCTTTGAGGACCATCGGATAGGCGGCAGCATTGGCAAGTCTAACGGCCATCAAACCTAactcattatcatcatcaataaCTATTGGGGTTTTAGTGTTAGAGCTTAAGGTTTTTTCAAAAGGGTAtcccatttctctttctttttgttttcttctacttcaAGGCACTCTACGTGATCACActgatcagagagagagagagagagagagagactgtgtgtgtgtgtgtgttttggtaTATTCTTTGATGGATCTTTAGTTTTTCCTTTTATAGCTAAACTTATCCTCCTCTatctttctttaattatatatcgTCAGCTATGCCGGCCGGTCCATATGAGCGCTCTATGTGGAATAGTAAGAGCCACTTGTGACGGCTGAAACAACTAAACATTGTTGTCTCATGTCGTTTGTTGTtattctttttctaaaataacagaAGTCAATGTTCAAAGGAAAATTTCGGATTGTCAAACTTCAttagttacaaacttacaatttcGAATGTTAGTTAGTGTACGCAGTCACAGATAAATCTTAAGTTGTGTATCGGTAGCTGTGAGTCAAGAATGGCGATAGTCCTCGTTTGACCACAATCGGAAAATAACTTCGAACATTAAAAACAACATTATCTTTACCATACTATAcgatttatataaaatcaaccTCGATAagcttttaaagaaaaaagaaaaaaaaaacattcgttagcctttgtaatttttttttggggaggAAACAACGTTGGTCGTCTGCTGAGTTTAACaattttgaaaatcttatataataagaaaagtttttttttaactttaccTAACAATGTAACATTTGGCACTCTACTTTTGTGACACATGCCattctcattaattttaaatttaacaatctattttttatttaactttattttatttgtatcttatatggtgtatagtttgttaaaaaaagataattgttgtttagtttattttttcaatttcaacatttttacaaaaatatcttccttccatttttgagttttagcatctaatatatttcataatgaaatcatacaccatataacctaaaaataaaatactgatcacccaactaaaaatataacaaattgaaaccaaataaaaatagaaaattgtttcatacttttaaagtaaaaacggaaaccaaattaatttatgatagactaatttaaaaatatagaagattttcaaatatatatatatatatatatatataaatcatattatatttaataatcatatataatgtattaaagacaccgctcaaatttgtatttaatagtattctATAAATTACAGTTTGActatctttaaaacatatgtactaaaaaaatggtatcataacataattttttatctcccccaagaaataatagaaaaccatagtttcaaattaatttattgttaattatattatttattttaaaggtATAATATGAATACatgaattaaatttattttaaatttaacattctattttttatttgactttattttatttatatcttatatggtgtatagtttgttaaaaaaagataattgttgtatagtttgctttttgaatttcaacatggttacaaaaatatcttccttccattttttagttttaccttctaatatatttcataatgaaatcacACACCATagaacctaaaaataaaatactgatCACCcgactacaaaatattacaaattgaaaccaaatacaaatagaaaatggtttcatacttttcaaagtaaaaacagaaaccaaattattttatgatagactaatctaatataaaagattttctaatatataaaaactcacattatattcaataatcatatatattgtattaaagacacaactcaaatttatattaaatagtaatttataagttacattttgattgtgtttaaattatatgtactaaaaaaacataatggtatcataacattaattgctttatcaccctatgatataacagaaaataataatttcaaaatttaatttattggtaatcataatatttatatttaaatgattagaaatagagacaatatatagaaaataaaaaatatattaaatttcacacactttaattttcatgaatttttataaaaactggttaaacttatagtacaagatatttgttttgtgatatcgttttaataaattattttaaaattgccttatcatatataaaactaatttttgttaactattacttttagatgatgacaataaaattatataggaaaacataaaattatctatcaaacaaattaaataagatcTTACACTTTCCTTTCTAGACTACttatcaatttttaattttcttaaaaaaaagaaaaaactataaaaaaaaattaaaaaatataattttccttAACTATTTAACGAAAATAGTATGAAGTTGACTTTACTATAAGTAATGGTCTTATTACTATAGTAACatacattttaaataatttcaacaatacattgtaatcaaaaatattaagtaataTTTACtttaacttttctctttttcacgATCCTTCTATGAAacactatataacatatataaattataaattgtagttgaaccgtaatattatgaatattatttttaagacatATGTTAACAATTACATCTgttcatttcatatataatttaataaaaactttatttatatttcaagttaataatgcatacataaaATACGCATTGCGTGAGCTACTTtctagtataatatatttttaaaagtatgatAGGTGTAGAagtttataaaacttatttgaACTATAGGATCAACGGGTTTGTTTGGATCGATTAGCctatttgtaaaattttggttgacttttaaaagttttcctGTCTAAAACTTATAAGAAATGATTAACACGAACTGTGAACAAGCTTTCGATAAACTCATCCTGGTTAtgagttttggaaatttatactGAAGTTAATGTACGTATCATTCACGATTGACTCTTTATGGGTTTCACAATCCACATGATCTAGTATTTTTATGGCCGTTGGTCTATTTTAAATGGTCATATTCTTATCAGCAGCACACTCGAATCTATGTATCATTGTACGCATCATACTCGTATTaaagttatttaatttgttcataatatatacatacaaaacaaacatatctCCGTAGTTATAACGAAGGGTGTTGATAAAACACGAGTGACTTTTATTTTTCCCCAAAATTCGAAATACTATGCATTTTTTAGTACACTTAATTAGTTTAGCGgccttttatatatagttgcCTCTATATAGCTTTtgccttcttctttttgtaacttttaccgaaagattgaatattaaaaaattagagaGGTAACTAGACGTTATTTCCGGTAGAGTTAGTTAAACTAACACACTTTTATTACTTCAAGATATAGATTGTATGACAgtacattaaaaaagaaaaagttgaaattaACGACTATTTCATTTTGTCtttcaaacatttttatttagaGAACTCAAAAATCCAGCAGAGCTTGATCATTGAACCGTACtcgatattttaattttgtttctttcttttccgcACGGAACCGTACTAGATCAAATTGatcagaaaatatattaaatccaTTTCCCATTTATAAGCTTTTGATGAGCAAACGGACacatttgtataatatataaaaagatatgagACATCAAACCCATTTTCCGTTCGCAAGTTTTTTTGAGGCTGATGTGAttcgtttatgttttttaacGGAATAATAACAAATCAAGGCATTTGTATAACACTTATtagaatgaagaagattctaAGAATCCGACCGATCGATTGAGGGATTTTGCATTATAATTAAGTGGAAGAActtgttttgttagtttcaataaaaatcttattttgtcatttttactTTCCTTCCTTTAGGATTTggtatttgatatatttttttctttcttaggcctcaaatagatataaaaaaaaattaagatacatTGGACAGAATTTCACTTTTAGTTTAATTCAgtcatatttgatttattagtttttttactaCAACTATTTATTATCATTGGATATTATATTTCTAACATACATTCaaattaataactaataatttttatatatttttttgtcaaccaactAATAAAATTGAGTTGTGCATTTTCTTAGTCCCCAAATAATAGTTTAAGTTCATATATAGATGGATTTGATAGAGTTTCACCTTTTGCTTGAATTCAttgttattaaatttataaaattttaattataaatatttattatctttgaaaattaaagtttataacatatttttaattaataactgataaaattatttgtaaccTATAGTgtgcactatatatatatcaatatatattattaattattgttaacttaatataaaatcatcaaattaaGACAATggaaacttttatatattatttccaAATACTTCAAAATGTGGCAGATTTTATATCtagataattttaatttaattataatgatAAGATTTTCCTTTAATTGATTGTATCtagataattttaatttaattataatgatAAGATTTTCCTTGaattgattgttatttttttcatgcTATAAATTGTTGTCTATATAACAAGTTGAGCAGTTAATCATTGAACTTTCATTCCACTATGATCATGGATGGCTTGCCTTTGCATCTTCTCGATGAAATTCTCTTCAGACTGGAATTTAAATCTTTGGCAATGATGCGATGcacaaataaatatttctaatctTATatatctgatgatgatgattctgattTTCAAATGAGATATTGTTCCTGGTTCAAACCTAGTTTGTTTAACCTTAAACCATATGGTGCTTATTCCATCTTCTGTCAGCCTTTGGTCTCTTCATGCGATTCTACACCATTCGGAAATAAAATGTTTTCCTATGGTAATAAGACATGTTACATTTTCGGCTCATGCTCTGGCCTTCTCTTATTTTACGTAAATGGTCTCTTCATTGTAAATCCCCTCACAAAGACATTTCGAATCCTTGATCACCATGGATCAAAGCTTATACCTATGATACTTGGTGGAAGTTATTCCAAAAAAGATTTCACCAGAGCAATGTGTGTAGGTTTTGCGGTAAATCAAAACCGAACCAGCAAAAGTTTTAAAATCGTTTGCATTCTTGAGATGGGAATGGTGTACGGCTTCGAGATTAGCGACGGATACTCTTGGAGACTATCAGATACAACCATCAACGCTGGTTCAAAAAGTGATCTCATGACGCGGATGAAACATGTTTACTTGGACAACACTCTTCACTGGTTGAGAAACGACGGAAGCATCGTAACTTTCAATCCGGAGACGGAGCAAGCACGAATGATCCCATCCATATTCCATCGGGAATCTGATACGAAGTTACTATTGGCAGCGGACGATAAAATCAATCGCTTGACCTTAATATCgggcacaaaagaaaaaatctcagTTTACACACTATTCGAGAATTCCAAATGGACCCTTGCTAGGCGGATCAAGATTGTACCAATGGAAGATAATATTCTTGTATGCTGGGACATGGTTGCGTACGACGGCAAGCGTCTTGTGGTGAGAGATAGGAAGAGTACTTTCGAAGATCTGGTTCATGTATATGACCTAGAAACTAATAGTTGGAGAGTTTTGGGGTCAACATGGTGTACGCGTAATAATCTTAGAGACTTCTATAAGTTTACGCCCTCCTTGTTCTCTATTGAGTTGGATGAGCAGACAAAGATTATCGTAGATTCGAATGACCAACGCATCCCTTATCTGATCGCGCTTATGGGACTCATTGGTACACAATTACAACCAACTCAACTAGATCTTTTTGGGTTGGTCAAAGCATGAATAAGTCTCCCTGAAGTGTAGGAGTTAGGAATAATGTTatgaatatatacatacaaaaaaaaaaaaaacatatcaacaACTTagttataacttttttttgttcattataTTCATACGAAGAATTGTATGTCGTCTTGACTGCACATGCAAGTGTCTCGGCCAAAGAGTGGAGAGTTAATTACAGCTTCCATTCTTTCAACATGTGACAGACGCAAGTCTAATGGTTGGAGAGAGAAATACATGTATGTATAATGggccaaaaaatatatatatatatatatatccagaaACTTGTTCTTCTATTCTTAATGCCAATTTCGTCTGGTCCACTAAAGGCCCATTGTTTTGTGTTTAGTCAAatccaacaacaaacaaaacactcaTCGACATCTCCGACAACCATCATCTATCTGTTCGGGAAGCTAATCCCCACCGGATCAGCCATCCCCTCCGGCTAACATCTCTGTTCTCGCCGGcaaccaatttttaaaatttttattttctttctttcaccgAGATCTCTCGTTGGAGCTTCTTATTTACCCATGATATAGACGGAATCGGAGGTTAAACCCGGTCATGTTCTCCGGCAAAGCCAAGCTTCAGCTTCCACCTGATTCACGGCGGATTCTCCGTGCTGTTCCGTTCAGCTCAGGTATCCTCtaatctctctccctttctcatGTTGTTGCAACAATTGGAGATTACCTGCTTCGAATTCCCGGAAACTCaatttcaaaacccaaaaattattTCAGGCCCGTGATCAGAATTAgggttattttgttgtttgttaaattagGGTTATTTGAATCAATAACCAGTGTATGTAATGTGATTAGGGTTAGCAACATTAGCTCTGATGGATTCATACATAGTTTCGATTTAGACAGGACTCGATTTCGTGATTAGGTTTCGACATTAGCTGAGTATGTTTGGCAACACAACTCTCTATTTCGTGATTCTTCGATTCCCGaggttaatttttttgaagGTGTGAACCACTTTGGTAATTTTGCTGATTACATAATTGGGATGTGTGCTCTGTTTTTGAGCTATCCGTCGTTTGCAGCTAGGAGCTGGTACTTCCTTGCCTGCTTTAGTAGCTGCACAGGTCGGGGCTAATGTCAATCTTACTGATGATGCAACTAAACCTGAGGTGTCAAAtccatcttcttttgttgtttaacCAGATGAGTGATTGTGAATATgagtttatttgttattttgtatcatatatgatatatctatgCAGGTTTTGGAAAATATGAGAAGACTCTGTCAACTTAACAACCTCAACTGTAATGTAATGTATGTAACCTTCTTCAcctttcttgattcttttccCTGAACACTGGACCTTCGAATTTATGTGTCTCtaattttgtgttgttattagaagatagataattttttttttgattctggTCTTGTTTCGATTCATAATCTTTGATCAATTGTGCTCTGTTCTTTTTAAAGGTTAATCGGCGTGATAAATGTGAAGTAATGAAGCAAGGTAATTCATCTGCTcctgtttgtttattgttttgaaGTATATTGATGTGAATGTGGATGTCGATGTGTGATGTTCAGAAGTAGCTTTTGATTTGGGAATCAATTTAGTTTGAAGTAGGTTTTGATTTGGGAACCGATTTACTTTGAATGTTCCTGATAAATGCTTGTTAGAATGACATGTTGTCAAATGTTTGAATGAtgtctgtttttctttttttcagtttgattgtgtttctcttgttttattAACGTTTGTATTGTGTTGTTCGATCAATTTctgttatgttatgttattctatatatatatatatatatatatatatatatatgtgtgtgtgtgtgtgtgtgttgataTAGACGGAATTGGAGGTTAAATCCTCCGGCAAAAAGCCAAGCTTCAGCTTCCACCTGATTCACGGCGGCTTCTCATTCATGGCTCTTCTCCGTGCTGTTCCGTTCAGTAAGGTATCCTATAATTTCTCCCATTCTCATGCTGTTGCAACAATTGGAGTTTAGCTGCTTCGAATTCTCGGAAACTCaatttcaaaacccaaaaaatatttcaggCCATGAGTTTCATCTCTTCTCCAGTGAATCCGACCAAAGCTTCCTTTGAAATCCCAGGTAcatctaatctctctctctctctctctctctctctacacttAGGACAATGATTATTATGTACATGACAATATGACATTACTCCTCC from Camelina sativa cultivar DH55 chromosome 3, Cs, whole genome shotgun sequence includes:
- the LOC104776233 gene encoding indole glucosinolate O-methyltransferase 4 — encoded protein: MGYPFEKTLSSNTKTPIVIDDDNELGLMAVRLANAAAYPMVLKAALELGVFDTLYTEAARTDSFLSPSEIASKLPTTPRNPEAPVLLDRMLRLLASYSMVKCSKVLEGKGERVYKAEPICRFFLKDNIQDMGSLASQVIVNFDSVFLNTWAQLKDVVLEGGDAFGRAHGGMKLFDYMGTDERFSKLFNQTGFTIAVVKKALEVYEGFKGLNVLVDVGGGVGNTLGVVTSKYPNIKGINFDLTCALAQAPYIPGVEHVAGDMFVDVPTGDAMILKRILHDWTDEDCIKILKNCWKSLPENGKVVVIELVTPDDAENGDINANIAFDMDMLMFTQCSGGKERSRDEFEALAAASGFNHCKFVCQAYHCWIIEFCK
- the LOC104778804 gene encoding putative F-box/kelch-repeat protein At1g20940, whose amino-acid sequence is MRYCSWFKPSLFNLKPYGAYSIFCQPLVSSCDSTPFGNKMFSYGNKTCYIFGSCSGLLLFYVNGLFIVNPLTKTFRILDHHGSKLIPMILGGSYSKKDFTRAMCVGFAVNQNRTSKSFKIVCILEMGMVYGFEISDGYSWRLSDTTINAGSKSDLMTRMKHVYLDNTLHWLRNDGSIVTFNPETEQARMIPSIFHRESDTKLLLAADDKINRLTLISGTKEKISVYTLFENSKWTLARRIKIVPMEDNILVCWDMVAYDGKRLVVRDRKSTFEDLVHVYDLETNSWRVLGSTWCTRNNLRDFYKFTPSLFSIELDEQTKIIVDSNDQRIPYLIALMGLIGTQLQPTQLDLFGLVKA
- the LOC104776232 gene encoding early nodulin-like protein 1 yields the protein MVGSQKHVTLSMLFFFYSFCFLYLFSQSSLSSTFLVDGVSVWKTPTVHVGDSVVFRHKYGYDLYIFRSKDAYNVCDFTQATLLTKPNSTSFTWYPSRTGSYYFSFTNNTSVPKTCQLNQKLSVQVILTAAAPAPSQPPAIAPVPVSEGGVISSPSSYPWPLGPREGSAFSPGPSPSEITSVTVPGKDGVPFINSNPAVPLPTGEVDSTSINPLPTSTNSAHQVMMTVTVKLVGVCSVAMFHLLL